A stretch of the Streptomyces ortus genome encodes the following:
- a CDS encoding PaaX family transcriptional regulator, giving the protein MTSDEVLRPQSLMLSFLGDQVLGRGVCVYSGSVIDVFGRAGVGEHATRSTLTRMVGRDLLRRQREGRRMYFGLTERSEAVLRDGERRIWEEGAVNRRWDGTWTLLGFSLPESWQRQRHDLRAQLTWNGFGPLFGGLWIAPGETDVSGLVAELGLSAHVKIFRAHADAGMDIGAMIEETWELGELATRYREFVSRWQRWETVEPEADEALALRLRLSTQWLQVVRRDPRLPVEHLPDDWPADQAEKTFRTVYTRLTPLAQHSADHLLDLVPVRPSNP; this is encoded by the coding sequence GTGACCAGTGACGAGGTGCTGCGGCCCCAGTCCCTCATGTTGTCGTTTCTCGGTGATCAGGTGCTCGGGCGGGGCGTCTGCGTGTATTCGGGGAGTGTCATCGACGTCTTCGGGCGGGCGGGCGTCGGCGAGCACGCCACCCGGTCCACCCTGACCCGCATGGTCGGCCGCGACCTGCTGCGGCGGCAGCGCGAGGGACGCCGGATGTACTTCGGACTGACCGAGCGCTCGGAGGCCGTGCTGCGGGACGGTGAGCGGCGGATCTGGGAGGAGGGGGCCGTCAACCGCCGATGGGACGGCACCTGGACGCTGCTGGGCTTCTCCTTGCCCGAGTCATGGCAGCGTCAACGCCACGATCTGCGCGCGCAGTTGACGTGGAACGGCTTCGGCCCGCTGTTCGGCGGGCTGTGGATCGCGCCCGGCGAGACCGACGTCTCCGGACTGGTCGCCGAACTCGGCCTGTCCGCCCACGTGAAGATCTTCCGTGCCCACGCGGACGCCGGCATGGACATCGGCGCGATGATCGAGGAGACCTGGGAACTGGGCGAACTCGCCACGCGCTACCGCGAGTTCGTGAGCCGCTGGCAGCGCTGGGAGACCGTGGAGCCCGAGGCCGACGAAGCCCTCGCACTTCGGCTGCGCCTGTCCACGCAGTGGCTGCAGGTCGTCCGCCGGGACCCGCGCCTGCCGGTCGAGCACCTGCCGGACGACTGGCCCGCCGACCAGGCCGAGAAGACGTTCCGGACGGTGTACACCCGCCTGACCCCCCT